From Streptomyces sp. NBC_01460, a single genomic window includes:
- a CDS encoding superoxide dismutase has translation MATYTLPELPYDYAALEPVIDPQIVELHHDKHHAAYVKGANDTLEQLEEARDKEAWGAINGLQKNLAFHLSGHILHSIYWHNMTGDGGGEPLATDGVGDLADAITESFGSYAGFKAQLTKAAATTQGSGWGVLAYEPVSGRLIVEQVYDHQGNVGQGSVPILVFDAWEHAFYLQYKNQKVDFIEAMWRVVNWQDVAKRYAAAKERADVLLLAP, from the coding sequence ATGGCCACGTACACGCTTCCGGAACTCCCGTACGACTACGCGGCGCTCGAACCGGTCATCGACCCGCAGATCGTCGAGCTCCACCACGACAAGCACCACGCCGCGTACGTGAAGGGTGCGAACGACACCCTGGAGCAGCTGGAGGAGGCCCGCGACAAGGAGGCCTGGGGCGCGATCAACGGCCTGCAGAAGAACCTCGCCTTCCACCTCTCCGGCCACATCCTGCACTCGATCTACTGGCACAACATGACCGGTGACGGCGGCGGCGAGCCCCTGGCCACGGACGGTGTGGGCGACCTGGCCGACGCGATCACGGAGTCCTTCGGTTCGTACGCCGGCTTCAAGGCCCAGCTGACGAAGGCCGCGGCGACCACGCAGGGCTCCGGCTGGGGCGTCCTCGCCTACGAGCCGGTGAGCGGCCGGCTGATCGTCGAGCAGGTCTACGACCACCAGGGCAACGTCGGCCAGGGCTCGGTGCCGATCCTGGTGTTCGACGCCTGGGAGCACGCCTTCTACCTGCAGTACAAGAACCAGAAGGTGGACTTCATCGAGGCCATGTGGCGCGTCGTCAACTGGCAGGACGTGGCGAAGCGTTACGCCGCCGCGAAGGAGCGCGCGGACGTGCTGCTGCTCGCCCCCTGA
- a CDS encoding glycerophosphodiester phosphodiesterase family protein — MSFPHPRRRSILLAAAAVSAAAAAPAVASGPQEKRGGPLVIGHRGAAGWRPEHTASAYIFAVRAGADWIEPDLVPTKDHVLVVRHENEISGTTDVARHPEFAGRRTTKTVDGRAVTGWFTEDFTLAELKTLRTVERLPLVRDRNTVFDGREPVMTFQEVVDLARALSKEHGRRIAVFPETKHPTYFRSAGLPLEPELIRLVRRNRLTARDCVVQSFEPSSLREIAAARLGLPLWQALGTSGGPFGHPVTYADMMTPAGLREIASYAGWIGPDKSSLVPPLTLLADAHAAGLRVGAYTFRAENQFLPAVYRKGTAPNDFGDAFGEYAFHFGQGVDAVVTDFPDLAAAARDDFTA; from the coding sequence ATGTCCTTCCCCCATCCGCGACGCCGCTCGATCCTCCTGGCCGCGGCGGCCGTATCCGCCGCCGCCGCGGCCCCGGCCGTCGCCTCCGGACCGCAGGAGAAGCGCGGAGGCCCGCTCGTCATCGGCCACCGGGGAGCCGCCGGGTGGAGGCCCGAACACACGGCCTCCGCCTACATCTTCGCGGTACGGGCCGGGGCGGACTGGATCGAGCCCGACCTGGTCCCGACGAAGGACCACGTCCTGGTGGTCCGCCACGAGAACGAGATCTCCGGCACGACGGACGTGGCCCGCCACCCGGAGTTCGCCGGCCGCCGCACGACGAAGACGGTGGACGGCCGCGCCGTCACCGGCTGGTTCACCGAGGACTTCACCCTCGCCGAGCTGAAGACGCTGCGGACGGTGGAGCGGCTGCCCCTGGTCCGCGACCGCAACACGGTCTTCGACGGCCGCGAGCCGGTCATGACCTTCCAGGAGGTCGTCGACCTGGCCCGCGCCCTGTCGAAGGAGCACGGCCGCCGGATCGCGGTCTTCCCGGAGACGAAGCACCCGACGTACTTCCGCTCGGCCGGCCTCCCCCTGGAGCCGGAGCTGATCCGGCTCGTCCGCCGCAACCGGCTGACCGCCCGGGACTGCGTCGTCCAGTCCTTCGAGCCGTCCAGCCTCCGCGAGATCGCCGCGGCACGCCTCGGCCTCCCCCTCTGGCAGGCGCTGGGGACGAGCGGCGGGCCGTTCGGTCACCCGGTGACGTACGCGGACATGATGACGCCGGCCGGGCTGCGCGAGATCGCCTCCTACGCCGGGTGGATCGGCCCGGACAAATCCTCGCTGGTGCCCCCGCTCACCCTCCTGGCCGACGCCCACGCCGCCGGCCTCCGGGTCGGGGCGTACACGTTCCGCGCCGAGAACCAGTTCCTCCCCGCCGTGTACCGGAAGGGCACGGCGCCGAACGACTTCGGGGACGCGTTCGGCGAGTACGCCTTCCACTTCGGGCAGGGCGTGGACGCCGTGGTGACGGACTTCCCCGACCTGGCGGCGGCCGCGCGCGACGACTTCACGGCCTAG
- a CDS encoding pyridoxal phosphate-dependent decarboxylase family protein, which translates to MPTDPALPDGRPATEVLAELRALREADAPTRGGRTFAYVYDAGLEGLDELAAEAYTAFATVNGLDPTVFPSVARLENDVVGAVAALLGAPGAQGTFTSGGTESILLAVKTARDHARTVRGITEPQLVLPSTAHAAFHKAAAYLGVETVVVPVDPVTFRADAAATAAALTDRTALVVASTPSYAHGVIDPVAGIAAAAAARGVLCHVDACIGGWILPYLRRAGREVEPFDLSVPGVTSLSVDLHKYAYADKGASVVLYRDAELRRHQYFAHAGWPGYPVVNPTVQGTKSGGLLAQAWAVLQYVGEAGYTALAGRVAEASDRLLAGLRSLDGVRVLGDPAAGLVAFTVSREGDGDPDLSLLLHLADEMRELGWYLQPQLSFDGLPPNLHLTLTPATVGQVDALLGDLGTALAKARGLEPVAVDPALAAFAAELDPDSLGPEEIAGVLAFAGLGEGAGLPGRMAPVLVLLDALPGALKERLLAEFIGSVFRVP; encoded by the coding sequence GTGCCGACTGACCCCGCCCTGCCCGACGGCCGCCCCGCCACCGAGGTGCTCGCCGAGCTGCGCGCCCTGCGCGAGGCGGACGCGCCCACCCGTGGGGGCCGCACCTTCGCCTACGTCTACGACGCGGGGCTGGAGGGCCTCGACGAGCTGGCCGCCGAGGCGTACACCGCGTTCGCGACGGTCAACGGACTCGACCCCACGGTCTTCCCGAGCGTGGCCCGGCTGGAGAACGACGTGGTCGGCGCGGTCGCCGCGCTGCTCGGCGCGCCCGGCGCCCAGGGGACGTTCACCAGCGGCGGCACGGAGAGCATCCTGCTCGCCGTCAAGACCGCGCGCGACCACGCCAGGACGGTGCGCGGGATCACCGAGCCCCAGCTGGTCCTGCCGTCCACCGCCCACGCCGCCTTCCACAAGGCCGCCGCCTACCTGGGTGTGGAGACGGTCGTCGTCCCCGTCGACCCCGTCACCTTCCGTGCCGACGCGGCGGCCACGGCCGCCGCGCTCACCGACCGCACCGCGCTGGTGGTGGCCTCCACGCCCTCGTACGCCCACGGAGTGATCGACCCCGTCGCCGGGATCGCCGCGGCGGCCGCCGCACGCGGGGTGCTCTGCCATGTGGACGCCTGCATCGGCGGCTGGATCCTGCCCTACCTGCGGCGCGCGGGGCGCGAGGTCGAGCCCTTCGACCTCTCCGTGCCCGGCGTGACCTCCCTCTCGGTGGACCTGCACAAGTACGCGTACGCCGACAAGGGCGCCTCCGTCGTCCTCTACCGCGACGCGGAGCTCCGCCGCCACCAGTACTTCGCGCACGCCGGCTGGCCCGGCTACCCGGTCGTCAACCCGACCGTGCAGGGCACCAAGTCCGGCGGCCTGCTGGCCCAGGCCTGGGCCGTCCTCCAGTACGTGGGAGAGGCGGGCTACACCGCGCTCGCGGGCCGGGTCGCCGAGGCGTCGGACCGGCTGCTGGCGGGGCTGCGTTCCCTCGACGGCGTACGGGTGCTCGGCGACCCGGCGGCCGGGCTCGTGGCGTTCACCGTCAGCCGGGAGGGGGACGGCGACCCCGATCTCAGCCTGCTCCTCCACCTCGCGGACGAGATGCGTGAGCTCGGCTGGTACCTCCAGCCGCAGCTCTCCTTCGACGGCCTCCCTCCCAACCTCCACCTCACGCTCACCCCGGCGACGGTCGGCCAGGTCGACGCCCTGCTCGGCGACCTCGGGACCGCCCTGGCGAAGGCCCGCGGCCTGGAGCCGGTGGCGGTGGACCCGGCGCTCGCCGCGTTCGCCGCCGAACTGGACCCGGACTCACTGGGACCGGAGGAGATCGCGGGCGTCCTCGCGTTCGCCGGACTCGGGGAAGGCGCCGGACTGCCCGGGCGGATGGCGCCCGTGCTCGTCCTGCTGGACGCCCTGCCGGGTGCGCTCAAGGAGCGGCTGCTCGCCGAGTTCATCGGGTCCGTCTTCCGCGTCCCGTAG
- a CDS encoding GNAT family N-acetyltransferase, which translates to MRVRPGRPSEAALLTALALRSKGHWGYDEAFMAACREELTVLPGDTAGGRTLVAEEDGHLLGFTALSGEPPEGALGMMFVEPGALGRGIGRLLFEHIVARAGRLGFEALTIDADPHAEPFCTAMGAVRIGATPSGSIPGRELPLLRIVLARPS; encoded by the coding sequence ATGCGGGTGCGACCGGGGCGGCCCTCGGAAGCCGCCCTGCTGACCGCTCTGGCCCTGCGTTCCAAGGGCCACTGGGGATACGACGAGGCCTTCATGGCCGCCTGCCGCGAGGAACTGACCGTCCTCCCCGGCGACACGGCCGGCGGGCGCACGCTGGTCGCGGAGGAGGACGGGCACCTCCTGGGCTTCACCGCCCTGTCGGGAGAACCGCCCGAGGGGGCCCTCGGCATGATGTTCGTCGAGCCCGGCGCCCTCGGCCGGGGCATCGGCCGACTCCTGTTCGAGCACATCGTGGCGCGGGCCGGCCGGCTGGGCTTCGAGGCGCTCACCATCGACGCCGACCCGCACGCCGAGCCGTTCTGCACGGCGATGGGAGCCGTCCGGATCGGAGCCACGCCGTCCGGCTCGATCCCGGGGCGCGAACTGCCGCTGCTCAGGATCGTGCTCGCCCGGCCCTCGTGA
- a CDS encoding amino acid permease produces the protein MSRTSAPPPTDAAAPTADSALTHGLKQRHLSMIALGGVIGAGLFVGSGAGIAAAGPSIVIAYGVSGLLVMCVMRMLGEMSAADPASGSFSVHAERAIGPWAGFTAGWSFWVLLCVAVGLEGIGAAQIVTGWLPGTPEWAWVALFMMIFLGTNLAAVKNFGEFEFWFAALKVVAITLFLVLGVLAILGVLPGTDSPGTSNLTGDGGFMPHGSEGLIIGLLASVFAYGGLETVTIAAAESENPVQGVARAVRTAMWRIAVFYIGSMAVIVTLVPWDDPEVAEVGPFYAMLDHLGIGGAAEIMNVVILVALLSAMNANIYGSSRMACSLVARGQGPKVLGKVSSGVPRNAVLASSVFGFLCVLLSYWRPEDVFPWLLNMIGAVILVVWIFIAVSQLILRKRLEREAPDRLVVRMWLYPVLTVVALAAMAGIFVLMLRQPDTRDQLLATGVLTAVLVVTGLVRQKRAERRSPAEG, from the coding sequence ATGTCCCGGACCTCCGCGCCGCCCCCCACGGACGCAGCCGCCCCCACCGCCGACTCCGCGCTCACGCACGGCCTCAAGCAGCGCCATCTGTCGATGATCGCCCTGGGCGGCGTGATCGGCGCCGGGCTCTTCGTCGGTTCGGGTGCGGGCATCGCGGCGGCCGGCCCCTCGATCGTCATCGCGTACGGGGTCTCCGGGCTGCTGGTCATGTGCGTGATGCGGATGCTCGGCGAGATGTCGGCGGCCGATCCGGCGTCCGGCTCCTTCTCCGTCCACGCGGAGCGGGCGATCGGCCCGTGGGCGGGCTTCACCGCCGGATGGTCGTTCTGGGTGCTGCTCTGTGTCGCCGTCGGCCTGGAGGGCATCGGCGCCGCGCAGATCGTCACGGGCTGGCTGCCCGGCACGCCGGAGTGGGCCTGGGTCGCCCTGTTCATGATGATCTTCCTCGGCACGAATCTCGCCGCCGTGAAGAACTTCGGCGAGTTCGAGTTCTGGTTCGCGGCGCTCAAGGTCGTCGCGATCACACTCTTCCTGGTCCTCGGCGTCCTCGCGATCCTGGGCGTGCTCCCCGGCACGGACTCCCCCGGCACCTCGAACCTCACCGGGGACGGCGGTTTCATGCCGCACGGCTCCGAGGGCCTCATCATCGGTCTGCTCGCCTCCGTCTTCGCGTACGGCGGTCTGGAGACGGTCACCATCGCGGCGGCCGAGTCCGAGAACCCGGTGCAGGGCGTCGCCCGGGCGGTGCGTACGGCGATGTGGCGCATCGCCGTCTTCTACATCGGCTCGATGGCGGTCATCGTGACCCTCGTGCCGTGGGACGACCCCGAGGTCGCCGAGGTCGGCCCCTTCTACGCGATGCTCGACCACCTGGGCATCGGCGGCGCCGCCGAGATCATGAACGTGGTCATCCTGGTCGCCCTGCTCTCCGCCATGAACGCCAACATCTACGGCTCCTCGCGCATGGCCTGCTCCCTCGTCGCCCGCGGTCAGGGCCCCAAGGTGCTCGGCAAGGTCTCCTCGGGCGTCCCGCGCAACGCTGTGCTCGCCTCCTCCGTCTTCGGCTTCCTGTGCGTGCTCCTCAGCTACTGGCGCCCCGAGGACGTCTTCCCTTGGCTCCTCAACATGATCGGCGCGGTGATCCTCGTCGTCTGGATCTTCATCGCCGTCTCCCAGCTGATCCTGCGCAAGCGGCTGGAGCGCGAGGCCCCGGACCGGCTCGTCGTCCGGATGTGGCTCTACCCGGTCCTGACGGTCGTGGCGCTCGCGGCCATGGCCGGCATCTTCGTCCTGATGCTCCGCCAGCCCGACACCCGCGACCAGCTGCTGGCGACCGGGGTCCTGACCGCGGTGCTGGTCGTGACCGGCCTGGTCCGGCAGAAGCGGGCGGAGCGCCGCTCGCCCGCCGAGGGCTGA
- a CDS encoding penicillin acylase family protein, whose protein sequence is MTPAPVPPPPRRRPRLRTALVSALAAASLLASLATASPAEAAPGVDPVPAAGDPCLGQCQDILPAGQNGHATLAGILLHQTVGTRPKHSADQIEPYDNLLHDYSGLTADQLAAYFNDASFGVAPGQVESTVSPRAGVTITRDKATGTPHIKGTTRSGTEFGAGYAAGQDRLWLIDVLRHVGRGELSSFAGGAAGNRTLEQSLWAVAPYTEDDLRAQLERVRDSGAAGNQAYQDIQDYVSGINAFIDDTLGADTYPGEYELTGHGSAIQDFTATDVVAISSVIGAIFGGGGGGEVENALAEIAFRKQYGAAAGTAAYKAWRAQTDSEATTTQHSGTYPYANSPASPVGVAVPDDGSVATYQHARNGTGTGAAAASATKATAEGILPADLITAKKGMSNALVVSGEHTASGHPVAVYGPQTGYYAPQLLMVQELEGPGLRSRGASFPGLSFYVEIGRGLDYSWSPTSANQDITDTFAVELCEPSGATPTTASKHYRLRGVCTPVETLTKKNSWSPTTADATKAGSYDLVTERTAYGLVTHTGKVGGKPVAFTALRSTYHHDIDSVIGFQQFNDPGQITSAQTFQKAAQNIGYTFNWFYADADHTAYYNSGANPVRAADTDPDKPILATTAYEWKDWNPALNTSAVTPPAQHPQSVDQDYYVSWNNKQAKGFASAWGNGSVHRADILDDRVSALVAAGGVTRTALVKAMEDAATVDLRAEQVLPTVLDVIDSAAVTDPALSAAVEKLRAWEAAGGHRRETAKGSGTYAHAEAIRILDAWWPLLVEGVFTPGLGTGLYQALTAVAPINESPSGGQNGSGSTGAGIAASEAHKGSSFQHGWWAYVDKDLRSVLGRSVGSPLNATFCGSGALAACRQVLLSTLSTAAATPAAQIYPADRYCSTAGSQVCADSIVHRAMGGITVPRVAWQNRPTYQQVVEFPARRTDDLTNLATGAAVTASDYQDAVVVSYPPRKAVDGDVSTRWASKTVATAWITVDLGSARQVGRVALNWSDQYALQYRIEVSSDNTTWRTVHTTTAGRGGVENRAFTPTTARYVRIHATQRGTDNRYSLNEIGVYGR, encoded by the coding sequence GTGACCCCTGCACCCGTTCCCCCGCCACCACGGCGCCGCCCGAGACTCCGCACCGCGCTGGTCTCCGCGCTCGCGGCGGCGTCCCTGCTCGCGTCGCTCGCCACGGCCTCCCCGGCCGAGGCCGCCCCGGGCGTCGATCCCGTACCGGCCGCCGGTGACCCCTGCCTCGGCCAGTGCCAGGACATCCTCCCGGCGGGCCAGAACGGCCACGCGACCCTCGCGGGAATCCTGCTCCACCAGACCGTCGGCACCCGCCCCAAGCACTCCGCGGACCAGATCGAGCCGTACGACAACCTCCTGCACGACTACTCCGGTCTGACCGCGGACCAGCTCGCCGCCTACTTCAACGACGCGTCGTTCGGGGTGGCCCCCGGCCAGGTGGAGAGCACGGTGTCGCCGCGCGCCGGCGTCACCATCACCCGCGACAAGGCCACCGGCACCCCGCACATCAAGGGCACCACCCGCTCCGGCACGGAGTTCGGCGCCGGTTACGCGGCAGGTCAGGACCGGCTGTGGCTGATCGACGTCCTGCGCCACGTCGGACGCGGCGAGCTGTCGTCGTTCGCGGGCGGCGCGGCGGGCAACCGCACCCTGGAACAGAGCCTCTGGGCGGTCGCCCCGTACACCGAGGACGACCTGAGGGCCCAGCTGGAGCGGGTCCGCGACTCGGGCGCCGCCGGGAACCAGGCCTACCAGGACATCCAGGACTACGTGTCCGGGATCAACGCGTTCATCGATGACACCCTCGGCGCCGACACCTACCCCGGTGAGTACGAGCTGACCGGACACGGCTCCGCCATCCAGGACTTCACCGCCACCGACGTCGTGGCCATCTCCTCCGTCATCGGCGCCATCTTCGGCGGCGGGGGCGGCGGCGAGGTCGAGAACGCGCTCGCCGAGATCGCCTTCCGGAAGCAGTACGGCGCCGCCGCCGGCACGGCCGCCTACAAGGCCTGGCGGGCGCAGACCGACAGCGAGGCCACGACGACCCAGCACAGCGGGACCTACCCGTACGCGAACTCCCCGGCCTCCCCGGTGGGGGTCGCCGTCCCCGACGACGGCTCGGTGGCCACGTACCAGCACGCCCGGAACGGGACCGGGACGGGCGCCGCCGCGGCGTCCGCGACGAAGGCCACCGCCGAGGGGATCCTGCCCGCCGACCTGATCACGGCGAAGAAGGGCATGTCCAACGCCCTGGTGGTCTCCGGCGAACACACCGCGTCCGGCCACCCCGTGGCCGTCTACGGACCCCAGACCGGCTACTACGCACCCCAGTTGCTCATGGTCCAGGAACTCGAAGGCCCCGGACTCCGCTCGCGCGGCGCCTCCTTCCCCGGCCTGAGCTTCTACGTCGAGATCGGGCGCGGGCTCGACTACTCCTGGAGCCCCACCTCCGCCAACCAGGACATCACCGACACCTTCGCCGTCGAGCTCTGCGAACCGTCCGGCGCCACGCCCACGACCGCGTCGAAGCACTACCGGCTGCGCGGGGTCTGCACGCCGGTCGAGACGCTGACGAAGAAGAACAGCTGGTCCCCGACGACCGCCGACGCCACCAAGGCCGGGTCCTACGACCTCGTCACCGAGCGGACGGCGTACGGTCTGGTCACCCACACGGGCAAGGTCGGCGGCAAGCCGGTCGCCTTCACCGCGCTGCGCTCCACCTACCACCACGACATCGACTCGGTGATCGGCTTCCAGCAGTTCAACGACCCCGGGCAGATCACCTCCGCGCAGACCTTCCAGAAGGCCGCGCAGAACATCGGCTACACCTTCAACTGGTTCTACGCGGACGCCGACCACACGGCGTACTACAACTCCGGCGCCAATCCCGTGCGGGCGGCGGACACCGACCCCGACAAGCCGATCCTGGCCACGACGGCGTACGAGTGGAAGGACTGGAACCCGGCGCTCAACACCTCGGCCGTCACACCTCCGGCCCAGCACCCGCAGTCCGTGGACCAGGACTACTACGTCAGCTGGAACAACAAGCAGGCCAAGGGCTTCGCCTCGGCCTGGGGCAACGGCTCCGTCCACCGCGCGGACATCCTCGACGACCGGGTCTCCGCGCTGGTCGCCGCGGGCGGTGTCACCCGCACCGCGCTGGTGAAGGCGATGGAGGACGCGGCCACCGTCGACCTGCGGGCCGAGCAGGTGCTGCCGACCGTCCTCGACGTCATCGACTCCGCCGCCGTGACCGATCCGGCGCTGTCCGCCGCCGTGGAGAAGCTGCGCGCCTGGGAGGCGGCCGGCGGCCACCGCAGGGAGACCGCGAAGGGATCGGGCACCTACGCGCACGCCGAGGCCATCCGCATCCTGGACGCCTGGTGGCCGCTGCTCGTCGAAGGGGTGTTCACGCCGGGGCTCGGCACCGGTCTCTACCAGGCGCTGACCGCGGTGGCCCCGATCAACGAGTCGCCGTCCGGCGGCCAGAACGGCAGCGGGTCCACCGGGGCGGGCATCGCCGCGAGTGAGGCGCACAAGGGCTCGTCCTTCCAGCACGGCTGGTGGGCCTACGTGGACAAGGACCTCAGGTCGGTGCTCGGCCGGAGCGTCGGCAGCCCGCTCAACGCCACCTTCTGCGGATCGGGCGCGCTCGCCGCCTGCCGTCAGGTGCTGCTGTCGACCCTCTCCACGGCCGCGGCCACCCCGGCGGCACAGATCTACCCGGCGGACAGGTACTGCTCCACCGCGGGCAGCCAGGTGTGCGCCGACTCGATCGTGCACCGTGCGATGGGCGGCATCACCGTGCCCCGCGTCGCCTGGCAGAACCGGCCGACCTACCAGCAGGTGGTGGAGTTCCCGGCCCGGCGCACGGACGACCTGACCAACCTGGCCACGGGGGCGGCCGTCACCGCCTCCGACTACCAGGACGCCGTGGTCGTCTCCTACCCGCCGAGGAAGGCCGTCGACGGTGACGTGTCGACCCGCTGGGCGTCGAAGACGGTCGCCACCGCGTGGATCACCGTCGACCTCGGCTCCGCCCGCCAGGTGGGCAGGGTCGCGCTGAACTGGTCCGACCAGTACGCCCTCCAGTACCGGATCGAGGTGTCATCCGACAACACCACCTGGCGCACCGTGCACACCACCACGGCGGGGCGCGGGGGCGTGGAGAACCGCGCGTTCACCCCGACCACGGCCCGGTACGTGCGGATCCACGCCACCCAGCGGGGTACGGACAACCGGTACTCGCTCAACGAGATCGGCGTCTACGGCCGCTGA
- a CDS encoding mycothiol-dependent nitroreductase Rv2466c family protein — MPENSTAGVKVPADFWFDPLCPWAWMTSRWMLEVEKVRDVEVRWHVMSLAVLNEPRLDELPEEYQDMMRTKAWAPVRVVVAAQQKHGDDIVGPLYTALGTRIHNNGEGPTREAIAGALADVGLPAELLEYADSDAYDKELRASHQEGIDKVGQDVGTPVIAVPGADGEQIAFFGPVVTPAPKGEEAARLWDGTLLVASIPGFYEIKRTRTQGPVFD, encoded by the coding sequence ATGCCCGAGAACAGCACGGCCGGCGTCAAGGTCCCGGCCGACTTCTGGTTCGACCCGCTCTGTCCCTGGGCCTGGATGACCTCCCGCTGGATGCTGGAGGTGGAGAAGGTCCGCGACGTCGAGGTGCGCTGGCACGTGATGAGCCTCGCCGTGCTCAACGAGCCCCGGCTCGACGAGCTGCCCGAGGAGTACCAGGACATGATGCGCACCAAGGCCTGGGCGCCCGTCCGTGTCGTGGTCGCCGCCCAGCAGAAGCACGGCGACGACATCGTCGGACCGCTGTACACGGCGCTCGGCACCCGCATCCACAACAACGGCGAGGGCCCCACCCGCGAGGCGATCGCGGGCGCCCTGGCGGATGTCGGCCTGCCGGCCGAGCTCCTGGAGTACGCCGACTCCGACGCGTACGACAAGGAGCTGCGCGCCTCCCACCAGGAGGGCATCGACAAGGTCGGCCAGGACGTCGGCACCCCGGTCATCGCCGTCCCCGGCGCCGACGGCGAGCAGATCGCCTTCTTCGGCCCGGTCGTCACCCCCGCCCCGAAGGGCGAGGAGGCGGCCCGGCTCTGGGACGGCACGCTGCTGGTGGCGTCGATCCCCGGCTTCTACGAGATCAAGCGGACCCGCACGCAGGGTCCCGTCTTCGACTGA
- a CDS encoding MFS transporter produces MPAAGSDHHAAPPLPPTVRIGYGLGSLCTGTFATVPGLILLYYLTNVLAVPAAVAGAAVFLPKAWDVLINPLVGALSDRSRLRGGPRRPFLLIGACTLPPLFALIFAAPPLRGAPAAGYVAVLFLLAATAYAVFQVPYVTMPAEMTEDPHERGRVLGWRVGFLGVAILLSGALAPAIAHADGDTPESYRLMGAAVAVLLALGMFGAWAATRRAPAVARSEAEPSLRAQLAAARSNRPFLHLAGMWTLQALAIGVMLAGVQYFATYTLGSPGAVTPLFACLIGPLVLFMPLWNRLARRKGVTYAQWCASLLYTAGAVLLAFTGAVGPAVGYAAVVLVGIAYAGLQLLPLTMLADTLAADAVATGRRRAATFTGLWTAAETLAFALGAGVFALVLALTGFRSSDATHHVEQPDAALTGITAGMSVLPAVLAAASLLLLHRYRETPTVTRPLQEEPARAD; encoded by the coding sequence ATGCCAGCGGCCGGTTCGGATCACCACGCGGCCCCGCCCCTCCCGCCCACCGTGCGGATCGGCTACGGGCTCGGCTCGCTCTGCACGGGCACCTTCGCGACTGTGCCGGGCCTGATCCTGCTCTACTACCTCACCAACGTCCTCGCCGTGCCCGCCGCCGTCGCGGGAGCCGCCGTCTTCCTGCCCAAGGCCTGGGACGTCCTGATCAACCCGCTGGTCGGCGCCCTCTCCGACCGCAGCCGCCTGCGCGGCGGACCGCGCAGGCCGTTCCTCCTGATCGGCGCGTGCACCCTGCCGCCGCTCTTCGCGCTGATCTTCGCCGCGCCGCCGCTGCGGGGAGCCCCCGCAGCCGGTTACGTCGCCGTCCTGTTCCTGCTCGCCGCGACCGCGTACGCCGTCTTCCAGGTGCCGTACGTGACCATGCCGGCCGAGATGACCGAGGACCCGCACGAACGCGGCCGCGTCCTCGGCTGGCGGGTGGGGTTCCTCGGCGTCGCCATCCTGCTGTCCGGCGCGCTGGCCCCCGCGATCGCGCACGCCGACGGTGACACCCCGGAGAGCTACCGGCTGATGGGCGCCGCCGTCGCCGTGCTGCTGGCCCTCGGCATGTTCGGGGCCTGGGCGGCCACACGCCGCGCCCCGGCCGTCGCCCGCAGCGAGGCCGAGCCCTCCCTCCGGGCCCAGCTCGCCGCGGCCCGCTCCAACCGGCCGTTCCTCCACCTGGCCGGGATGTGGACGCTCCAGGCCCTCGCCATCGGCGTGATGCTCGCCGGCGTCCAGTACTTCGCGACGTACACCCTCGGTTCGCCGGGCGCGGTCACCCCGCTGTTCGCCTGCCTGATCGGCCCGCTGGTCCTCTTCATGCCGCTGTGGAACCGGCTGGCCCGCCGCAAGGGCGTGACGTACGCCCAGTGGTGCGCGTCCCTGCTCTACACGGCCGGGGCGGTGCTCCTCGCCTTCACCGGGGCCGTGGGCCCCGCCGTCGGCTACGCCGCGGTCGTCCTCGTCGGAATCGCCTACGCCGGGCTGCAGCTGCTCCCCCTGACGATGCTCGCGGACACCCTGGCCGCCGACGCCGTCGCCACCGGCAGGCGCAGGGCCGCCACCTTCACCGGGCTGTGGACCGCGGCCGAGACCCTCGCCTTCGCGCTGGGCGCCGGGGTGTTCGCCCTCGTCCTCGCCCTGACCGGCTTCCGCTCCTCCGACGCCACGCACCATGTGGAGCAGCCGGACGCGGCGCTGACGGGGATCACCGCCGGGATGAGCGTGCTGCCCGCCGTCCTCGCCGCGGCGAGCCTCCTGCTGCTCCACCGTTACCGCGAGACCCCGACCGTGACCCGCCCCCTCCAGGAAGAGCCCGCCCGTGCCGACTGA